The following DNA comes from Anopheles coustani chromosome 2, idAnoCousDA_361_x.2, whole genome shotgun sequence.
GTTTCGCAAAAGACTGTAGATTCTATGTTAGGATTAAGAAGAACAAATCTATTGACAcaactttaattttaaattcttgCTTTATCGCGCATTATAAACTTTATTTAATCTTATCGTCCACATTAGTTGGTACCATTTGTCTTCAGTAAACACATGACTAGAATGATTTTTATCAGAACCAACCACACGTGGAAATATTCGTACATTAACTTTGGTGAGAATACGGTCCACACGAATATGTGATCTCGCAACACTGTCGCCACTATGATAAAGAAGCTTACGGGTAACATCGTCAGAGAGTTGGTCAGCGATAGAATCCGACGTCGGGAGCTCAACCCGTCCGATTCCACTCGGGGCATTTGGCTATGAtgataataaagaaaaaaagaaactgttttagAATACACTTGAAAAGATTTGTTTATGCCACACTTACTTTTCACTGTACTTCGCATTGAACAGATGATGAATTAACATAAGAAAACTGAGGATAGGTCCGCTGTACGTGTGCAGGGTTAGGAAGATTCCGACACGAACAATATCGAAATGGTTCAGACCCACGTACCCGGCGTTGAGATCGATTGTGGCCAAACTGTTTGAATTGCCCTGGAAAAAGATgcgaagcgtttttttttttaatctctataaaacaaaataaaaagtagcGTAAGTTTGTCGCATTacctgataaaaataaaatgctttacCCAACCAATAGTGTATGATCACTTTGAACATAAGGTTAGTATCCGAATGCTCTATCACACGATCGATTCGTTGTATTAGGAATCTACTCGAGGCCATTAGTACACCGACGAGCAGTACATTGTGCGGTTTGTGCAACAGTGCGGATAACAAAGCGACGATAATCAGACAATTATCATACAGCTCGGTGGATCGCTTTGGGTTTCTGCGGCCCATCACCAACCGGTACATCTTTGGCAGGAATCCGATGAAGAATATTTCCAGGAGATTAATCCAAAATATTGTGAGACAAACCGATGAActgtgaaaaaagaaaagaaaatattcataagtttgTTCACAATAATAGGTTGTTGTTGAGTAATGATTCAAGAATCTAAATTAAACCACAAATTTCAAATCTGCATATTCAAACTGAGTGACTAAAAAGCCTCCATATCGTTACGTTAGACAAGGTAAACtaataataagaaaaaaaattattacattttcattgtACTTACTTTGGAGGATTACGCCCGAAAAAACTGACCGCGCCCGTTACGGCTCGATAGTAGTAGATCAGCAGAGCCGCAGTTAACGAAAGCACATTCGTAAGTAACCCTCCGAGGCAGCAGATTTGATACACCAAAAAGAACAGCCCAACAGCCATACTCAAGCTCAGCCAAACTTTGTTTCCATCGCTGGCTAACCAGTCACCCACATCAGGAATATGTTGCCACTTGTCTCCGGTTTGATTGAAGCGTCGAATGAGAACATGAACGCACAAGAAAGCGACCGAAGAGATGCAGAATTGGTTGCGCTCATCGCGACAAACGTCGATTAAGGCGGCATCCGTTTGTGGATGGTTGATCATACCGATCGTGTGGTTCATTATTTGTAGCTGCTGTATGGTTAGCAGAACCATGATTGAGCTAGTAAAATAATACCACGTTTGGTGCTCTTCTTCGACGAACGAACTACTTCCCAGCGAAAGGCAATGGAAGACTATGCCAAACCATAAAGCCAAGGTTTTGTAAGATGGAATGTTTCGTAAATTCAGTCTTTGGACTTCAATGCCTTTCAAAAGAACCAATATTAACCACCAGATAGTGGAAAGAATTGAGGCTAGGCCGACTAGAGCAGCATCTAACGCATAATTTGGAACGGATAACTGTTTCTCAAAGGATAGTATCTTAAGAAATACAAAAGTAATTATGCACAAACAAACGGCTGGAAACAGTTTGGGATGCAAAGAAATCGTTTCCGTGCTTGGAGTttgtaaaatttggaaaaacgCCATAACGGTACACGAAATACTCAGCGTGGCTCCAATTACGATGAATACCAAATCGTACCGAATGTAACTGGTAATAAGCTGTTCGGTCAGCTTTTTGGCTGCCGATGAGTACAGCATTAGCGCTCTTTTGTACGATGCAATGTTCGTTGTATCTTTCATAAACGAAACGTGTAGTCTTTTCGCTTCTTCAAAATTCTTGTACATATCTGTAAGGTAACAAAAACTTGGTTACTTTCAAATTTATAAACAATCCTTCTTCAATTTACTGTGCATACCTGTTGCATGCAATCTATCCATCATAATTAATTCCGTTTTGCTGA
Coding sequences within:
- the LOC131266231 gene encoding GPI ethanolamine phosphate transferase 2 — its product is MNVKLAHIAVFNFLVFLFSFSLFCYGFFPLSFSPSTKSSLNELPRSVENASVDTNSYKPRISRAVFMLIDALRVDFIEQEANFKFLNKLVDDGKACLYRLKVHPPTVTMPRIKAMTSGAIPSFLDVILNLGSPEMKLDTFLYQMKQRQQKTVFYGDNTWTNMFPDMFHRQGENVDSLYVNDFYEGDQNITKFLNLELQMYDWKLMILHYLGLDHIGHVEGPFSDKVPGKLQEMDQVVETIYQTMHKWEKKYFTKPLLIITGDHGMRDSGGHGGSTQPETIVPLVVVSDQCRKSDEIFLQIDLAPTMSILTGVAIPHASIGSVIEPVLQGLDNEDKLYALYYNTQRLISKTELIMMDRLHATDMYKNFEEAKRLHVSFMKDTTNIASYKRALMLYSSAAKKLTEQLITSYIRYDLVFIVIGATLSISCTVMAFFQILQTPSTETISLHPKLFPAVCLCIITFVFLKILSFEKQLSVPNYALDAALVGLASILSTIWWLILVLLKGIEVQRLNLRNIPSYKTLALWFGIVFHCLSLGSSSFVEEEHQTWYYFTSSIMVLLTIQQLQIMNHTIGMINHPQTDAALIDVCRDERNQFCISSVAFLCVHVLIRRFNQTGDKWQHIPDVGDWLASDGNKVWLSLSMAVGLFFLVYQICCLGGLLTNVLSLTAALLIYYYRAVTGAVSFFGRNPPNSSVCLTIFWINLLEIFFIGFLPKMYRLVMGRRNPKRSTELYDNCLIIVALLSALLHKPHNVLLVGVLMASSRFLIQRIDRVIEHSDTNLMFKVIIHYWLGKAFYFYQGNSNSLATIDLNAGYVGLNHFDIVRVGIFLTLHTYSGPILSFLMLIHHLFNANQMPRVESDGLSSRRRILSLTNSLTMLPVSFFIIVATVLRDHIFVWTVFSPKLMYEYFHVWLVLIKIILVMCLLKTNGTN